The genome window cctgtgtgtgtagctgcccTGTTTCTTGAACACTGGAAGAGGCGGCAGATGTGCTTGAAACACAGTTGGGACCTTACCAgcttggaggatgaggaggtacaaacacacacacaccatctccctctttctctctatctctctctctctctctcgctcttaatCCTGCTCTCTCATCCTGACCATATGACAGGCAAGGGCAGGGGACAGCTCGGGTCAAAAGTGCAAAGTTGTGGTGGTCTCAAAATAATCCTCCCAGCTCaaacactcccctcccccccttccaccaacacacacacactgacaccgcTGACAGCACATGCCTATAATGAGATTGGAATGTTCTTAAAGCAGTGAGCTAACTGGATGAGGCTCAGATTGTGGggtcacagcacacagcacacgaTGAGGGCATACACATGTGCCagcactcaccccacacacagtcctggTCAGGAGAATGTGATGACTCATGttgatgtctgtctctgttgttcTGTTGCTCTCCTGCTGCATGAAGGAGAGAGTGCAGGTAGGGGATTTCTACTGTATTTACATTGAGTGTAACATACTTTATACTGTAGATGTCTAGATCTCCTTGCTACAGTCCAGacatcttaacacacacacactcaattctGTTCAGTTTCAATAACACCACAAAGGTCCTGTGTTTTAACCTACGTTAATGGAATACTcgtgtaagagagagtgtgtgtgtttcaggacgaGCCGAGGCCTGAGTATGAAACCGTTCTACAGGAGAAGAAACAGAAGATGAAAACAAAAAAGAGGAAGAGCAATGTATGGATTTGTTACTTTGTCTTTCATAAGATttgggggggtgtctgtgtgtgtgtgtgaaagagagagagtaacatggTTTCTCCGTGCAGCAGGAGGAAGTAGGAGgtggcggagagagagacaagatgcTGGCCTCACAGGTACAACTGCATACAGGGAGcatggggggaaaggggggggggagaagtggaAGAGGGGAGTTGCTTAATAGAGGGTTAGAGTAAGCCTGTAACACATGAAATGTCTCCAGACCAACCCACCAGAACACATTTGACTCTGCTCATGCTTAGTGTAGCTATGGCCAAATAAACCCTCAAAATGTCATGTTCGAGGTATGAAGGAAGGAAGTCttatgtgtggctgtgtttatTTATGAAGAGGAAacccccttcttcttctccggGTGGTTGAGCCCAAAGCTGCTTACCTGCCTCAGATTAGCCCAgattacagagggagagagagagagagagggagggaggtgtgggagaGCTGCTTACAGAGGAGGTTATTGCTGTCCTTTTCTCTAAATGATAGTCTACTATTTAAATACGCTACTTGTTATGTAAACACTAATCACATTATGACAGGAGGACATTCATTTGAAGATGTATTTCTTTGTCTGTCGTAGCCTAGATTTGAGCACATTCAGCACAGTTCATTTATGTCTGCAGGGATTGTTTGATGTTTTATGTTTATGAGAGAAACATGATCCAGAACAGTCTCTCAATATGTGTGTTCTCAAGTAATATGTGTGTTTCTTCCgtcagagagagccagagtcTCTGACTATTGAGGATCGTCTCCCTGGTTACCTTATCAATATCTCCACTATTTTGCTTATGGTAATATtaatacatgtatatatttCTATTATATTAGACATCTCGTCATACCATAGCTGTTCTCTCTAACGGCCCTTTCCTTACCTGTCTCTATTTGTGTGGTACCAGATTGGAGTAACGTTCTCAGCAGTGTTTGGTGTGATCATGTATCGTATCTCCACGTTGGCTAGCTGGTCTATGAACCCTGACCCTGAGGCCAAGGCTAGTGTGAGGATGACCGTCACCACCACAGCCATCATCATCAACttgctggtggtgttggtgcTGGATGAGATCTATGGAGCCATTGCTGTCTGGCTAACTGAACTGGGTAATGCTATTCTATTTAACATCCTCTGACTGGCGTGGTTGTGGATCTGTCTTGTGATGTGCGTGGTTGTGTCTGCTGTCCGTCAGAAATCCCTAAAACGGAGGCCGAGTTCGAGGAGCGCTTGATCCTGAAGGCTTTTTTCCTCAAGTCCATGAACGCCTTTGCACCTATCTTCTATGTGGCCTTCTTCAAGGGcaggtctgtctgtttatctgtctacccttctctctctgtctctctgtctgtctgcctgtctgtctgcttgcccaCCTGTCCATCCActttcttgtctgtctgtctgcccttcggtctgtgtgtctgtatgtctgtcagtctgtgggTCCTACAGTCCACCTGCACTTCCATCTGTCCACCCAcctttcctgtctgcctgcctgcctgtctgtccttccAAAAATGTCTCCATTgtttcctctccatcctcccatgGTCTCCCTTTGTGCAGGTTTTCCGGGCGACCAGGGGACTATGTTTATATCTTCGGAGACTTCCGCATGGAGGAggtaagttcaccacaccacacaccactccACTgtcaaactttatttatatagcgcatTTCATACCAGGAGGAAATACAATTCGCTTTACAATGGGGAAAAAGGGGTTGGGGAATGCAAACACTTACGTTTGACACAACTGTTCCagagtacgtgtgtttgtgaaagatgcaacgtgtgtgtctctgcagtgtGCCCCTCCAGGCTGTCTTATTGAGCTCTGTATCCAGCTCAGTATGATCATGCTGGGGAAACAGCTCATCCAAAACAACGTCTTTGAAATAGTTATACCGTGAGTTTGAACTTCCCCATCttgtaatgcacacacacacacacacacacacacacacacacacacacacacacacacacacacacacacacacacaactacagctCCAGCTGTGATTCCTTACATGTTATCTTTAAcactctcccagcatgtgctcATCTTCTTTTGCTTCTCTGCAGAAAGCTGAAAAAGATGTACAGAACCATGAAAGAGAAGGATAAAgccaaaggagaggaagaagaggaggaggagaagagacccAAGCAGCAGTGGGACAAAGATCACGCCCTGGAGCCCTTTGAAGGCCTGAGCCCTGAGTACATGGAGATGAGTGagtcttgctctgtctctctctctctctctctctctctctctctctctctctctctctctctctctctctctctctcatcattcaCCACatactcgctcactcactctctcactcacattaTTAGTCACTCACGCACCGAGTGTGtattaaagtgtgtgtttgttcatctgtttgtttgtgtgtgtgtccacagtaaTCCAGTACGGATTTGTCTCTCTATTTGTCGCGTCCTTCCCTCTGGCTCCTGTATTTGCTCTGCTCAACAATGTCATTGAGATTCGCCTCGACGCTGCCAAGTTTGTCACTGAGATCCGAAGACCGGATGCTGTGCGCTGCAAAGACATAGGTGCTGACCCACAACACAACCGcagcacaaccacaacacaaccacctACAATTCTTCTCTCATACGATATAAAACCAACTTTTTCCTTTTACCTACGCATGTTATGCCAAGTCAAAACTACAACCAAAATACAACCATGACACACCGACTGACCCAGTGCAGGACTATGTGCACATCATagactacacacactaacacactgtgTACagaagtgtgtatatgtgaacaACTTTCCTAGTACTTCAactcaccctctgtctctgtgcctTCCCtttcctacacacaccctcattttCTCTTACACTCTTcaactccttcctctcctctttatgGCTCAACCTGGCACACGTGCGTGCATGCGAATGCTCACTTTCTTTCACACACTTCTctgttgttctctcttttcatgCACACTCGTCATCCTtccccttttcttctctcttgtgCGCATGCTTTCTCCAGGGATTTGGTACAACATTCTGTGTGGAATCAGCAAGTTCTCTGTCATTACAAATGTAAGTGGAAAAGAGGAGACTGACAAAGTATCCACAGTTGGTCGGGCCAACAGAATGTGTTTGTCCTAAACTTATTGACTTCCTGAAGCTGCCGAGCAGGTGTGTTGGATTTGCCCATAGCTGTAGGCCAACAGGGGTGAGGAGTGTAACTCTACAGTTTCTGATATATACTGACATGCTCAAGATAGAGACCCGTCTGACGGAGAACTATAGACCAAGCAGTGTTATGGACTATATGAGGAGGTTGTTCAGGACTCGAGCCACGGTTGTTCCTTATTCCACCTGGTTCTCCCCTCAGGCGTTTGTCATCTCCTTCACGTCTGAGTTCATCCCCAGGATGGTCTACCAGTTCATGTACAGCCAGAACGGCAACATGAACGGTTACACGGAGCACTCTCTCGCCTACTTCAACATCAGTAACTTCTCTCCGGGCACGgcgcccacctccaccctcctgaaGGGAGTCTCCATCTGCAGGTTGGACGTCAGgcagcctcccccccaccaccaccaccctccatcctctgaACCTTCCTAGATCTTGTGCTTATGTTCAGAGAGAAATTACTTCACACTTGGTCAAGTCATTCCTTTGTCACATCAAAGGATTCAGGAACTTGTGTTGGAGACAGTTTATTTTATAGACTAATGATGCCTCTCCCCTTACCCCTTTTCCtgtccactccctctctccttgtgcCCCCAGGTATAAAGACTACAGGGATCCTCCATGGGCATCAGATGCATACACCTTTTCAAAGCAGTACTGGTCTGTCCTAGCTGCCAGATTGGCCTTCGTCATCTTCTTCCAGGTAGACAAAGGGACAAGTGCTGAATTGTGTCACCTTTCTAAAAGGGGAAATAACCTTAGAGAGAACCTCCATGAACTCTGACAtatctcctcctccaacccttCTAGAAGGAATCTAGAACGGTTACGGCTGGAGAATCCGGTCTGTTCTTGACTGTGCCATGTCTTTGCAGAACCTGGCCATGTTCCTGAGCATGCTGGTGGCGTGGCTGATCCCGGATGTGCCGCGCTCGCTGAGGGAGCAGCTGAAGAAGGAGAACATGCTGCTGATGGAGCTGCTGCTGAGCGGCGAGCAGGATGCCGGGCGTCCCAGAGGCCGCTCCCCCGAGTGCGCCGCCCCACGCTTCCCGCCCACCATCGACATCGTGGTGGAAGCtccggaggagatggagagggaggaggaggacgagctaGAAGTGGACAGACTCTATCGGCAGAGATGCGACAGCCTGGAGACTGCTGGGAACTTCGGAgccgagagaggggaggaggcaggaaaGGAGGCAGAAGACAGAGGAGataaaggagaagaaggagaccgAGACGTGTTAGAGGAAGGAaatacaggaggaggaggaggaggggaagagaaaagtgttcatgaaggaggtgagaaagacaaagaggaaggggtggagaagggaggaggaggagaggaaggaggaggaggagaggaaggaggaggaggagaggaaggaggaggagaagagggcaaAGATTTGGAACTGAAGCCAGAGGAAGAGCTGCCTGTCAGTTTGGATCTGGATGCTTTCATGGATCAGCTTGGCCTGTTAGGTAAGTTGAGAGTTGACCACGCTTTCTCTTGACTTCAATATTTTATCAAGTATTTCATCAATCCTTTTAGTATATATGCACTAATGCAAAGTGTTTTAATCTTTTTTGTCTGGATGCAGATTCAGACATGGAGTTGCCTACCACAGACTCCCAGAAGGTCTGTCAAGCCCCCTTGTCCAAGGCAGGCTCGCTCCACAGTCTCCAGTCAAGCTCAGAACCAGCAGGCATGGCTCAGAACATCACAATGTTCTCCCTTAAAGGCCTTCCTCCCACAGACCCAGCCTCGAGGTCCAAAGCCCGCAGCTCCACACTGCCTCCTCGCCAGAGAGGCCCTGAATCTGGGCACAGCCTACCCCGTCCCAGCCACTCCACCAGTCTAACCAGGTTTCAGCAGATGTCCGCACAGGGCTCTCTGATCCCTCTACACATTTCTCTGGCTCCTTCTACATCCAAGCCCCTGTCTTTCTCAAACACTCCCCTTTCCCCCACACATGTACTCCAGTCCCCTCCTGCCAACCCTCCGACCACACTGCCcaagcctctctcccccagtgaaCTGTTCATGCTCAAGGGGCCaccggggagagaggcaggctcaAGAGCTAAGGGTCGCTGTTCCACTCTGCCTGCCCGCCCGAGAGGCCCTGAGGCTGGGGACAGCTCTGCCAAGCCCAGCCAATCCACAAGCTTTACCAAGCTGGGAGACTgtgtccccccatcccccagcgAACTGAAGCGGGACACGCcagtgtgaaggaaggagaggaggagagcaaggaaggggtggaggatgaTGGTGGGTGGAGAGTAGAGGATGATGGTCCAGCTGAGTCTCCCGTGTGCCTGGAGCATCACCCCGTCTCCTCCCCTGCAgccttccccccctccatctctgtaaAACTGGACTCCCCAGCCAGAGCAACTGAGCTGTCTAACTCCCCACCCCCTATCACTCCATTGTTGGAGAAGTGACAGGTGCAACATTGATACCTTGCCACTAAGGGCTTCCAGTTTTCGATAGGAAAGTTCTAGATATTTTCCTTTATTGACACCAGTCGAATGGGTTAGGAATGGCCTGCTGGATAAAGTTGTGCGATTGACACCTTAGAACAGCCCTGGAACTCTCTTTGCCATGACTGCAGATCTCTCAGACCGAAACAAAGACTTTTTCTACTGTTTCTGTCCACAGCCATCACCCTAGTCACTGCTGCTCTGCTACTCAGCCCCACGCAAAACACTGCTCCCTGTAGGCCAGAAGAAGTATGACATATTTACAGCATAACCTAGTTGAAAAATACAGATATGCTTGTAGTTGTATTTATTAAGATGATGTATTTTGATCATATGAAAACAACTACTTTTATTCATAAGAAAAACACAATGaaataaaaacacttttttGCTATTTGTTTTTCTTGTAAAATGCAGAGGAAGGGATAGTATGTGCTTTAGAAATCGGAATATGTTGGGGTATTTAAATCCACTCTCTGACACAGTGAATAATCTTGCCAGAATATtaatggctgatgtttgtttaAATGTTTCAGTAAATCCAGCAAAGAGCATGGTGTGCAAACCTATGTGGAGCCACCACCTGGTTTGCAATAGGACTGTGCCAAATCACTGTATGAAGCCTCGCAATCAGTCTGGGTTTACCAAGGCCTTGACCGAAAAGGTAATAGTTCAGTACTTCTGTCGTCACATTGTCATCCTGGAAACTATACTATTCTAAACTATACTAacgatccaggtgtgtgtgtgtgtgtctgtattat of Osmerus mordax isolate fOsmMor3 chromosome 4, fOsmMor3.pri, whole genome shotgun sequence contains these proteins:
- the ano2a gene encoding anoctamin-1, which encodes MAMNRFSSGTEAWNGTERMRVATGMSESSSIQSEKLLSLARSLSELGADTANGNPNANPNSEGDQLPMESNIELGRGLFFSDGRRKVDYVLAYHYKKRRTSQPRLSIVSNGSLPMPAAVRSDAHAELGEGQGVGPDGSGEESKMSQEEKALIREEFEYGLLEAGLQIERDKETKSQGIGFIRLHVPWPTLSREAELQKIKVPVKKSYELRERTGIAGSLISLWTMLNQPFQPDVPDPQNNTNTQTKTRSKTLTHPFLREKLHLFDIESTDTLFDSATRCRIVAEILSRITCTQICQTTGITALLANGVYDSAFPLHDGSFTRKGGKDQRNDRQLLHEEWANYGVMHKYQPVDLIRKYFGEQIGLYFAWLGVYTQLLIPPSVLGVIVFLYGCFTVDTNVPSQETCDDGLNFTMCPLCDGVCDYWRLSSVCSLARASYLFDNGATVLFAIFMSLWAALFLEHWKRRQMCLKHSWDLTSLEDEEERVQDEPRPEYETVLQEKKQKMKTKKRKSNEEVGGGGERDKMLASQREPESLTIEDRLPGYLINISTILLMIGVTFSAVFGVIMYRISTLASWSMNPDPEAKASVRMTVTTTAIIINLLVVLVLDEIYGAIAVWLTELEIPKTEAEFEERLILKAFFLKSMNAFAPIFYVAFFKGRFSGRPGDYVYIFGDFRMEECAPPGCLIELCIQLSMIMLGKQLIQNNVFEIVIPKLKKMYRTMKEKDKAKGEEEEEEEKRPKQQWDKDHALEPFEGLSPEYMEMIIQYGFVSLFVASFPLAPVFALLNNVIEIRLDAAKFVTEIRRPDAVRCKDIGIWYNILCGISKFSVITNAFVISFTSEFIPRMVYQFMYSQNGNMNGYTEHSLAYFNISNFSPGTAPTSTLLKGVSICRYKDYRDPPWASDAYTFSKQYWSVLAARLAFVIFFQNLAMFLSMLVAWLIPDVPRSLREQLKKENMLLMELLLSGEQDAGRPRGRSPECAAPRFPPTIDIVVEAPEEMEREEEDELEVDRLYRQRCDSLETAGNFGAERGEEAGKEAEDRGDKGEEGDRDVLEEGNTGGGGGGEEKSVHEGGEEGGGGEEGGGGEEGGGEEGKDLELKPEEELPVSLDLDAFMDQLGLLDSDMELPTTDSQKVCQAPLSKAGSLHSLQSSSEPAGMAQNITMFSLKGLPPTDPASRSKARSSTLPPRQRGPESGHSLPRPSHSTSLTRFQQMSAQGSLIPLHISLAPSTSKPLSFSNTPLSPTHVLQSPPANPPTTLPKPLSPSELFMLKGPPGREAGSRAKGRCSTLPARPRGPEAGDSSAKPSQSTSFTKLGDCVPPSPSELKRDTPV